A stretch of Gemmatimonas aurantiaca T-27 DNA encodes these proteins:
- a CDS encoding alanyl-tRNA editing protein yields MSESSAASSTGSSATARLYYDDATLARFSATVTGVAGDGRIVYLDRSAFYPTSGGQPHDLGWLADISVVDVVDEDERVAHHLAEPLGLPIGAMVVGLVDMARRFDHMQQHTGQHLLSALMADRYGWPTVSVHFGDITSTVDVAAAEVTPAQLIEIEQRANALALDNLEVSVSYEDAETASGLRKASDRSGTLRIVTIDGLDRSACGGTHVARTAEIGAVLLRRAERTRGHTRIEFVCGHRAVQRARLDADLLTRAARPLSAAPHDVPALVEQMQQRLQDLERELKRTTLALAAHDALAHWNAAIPDANGVRRVRLTVNGAVKDSEALAQQLTARGGCVVLVTSATVGGVLLATADDVSIDAGQQLRAALQSVGGRGGGSPRVAQGAVPGGSDGNAHLRETLDAVARMLGF; encoded by the coding sequence ATGTCTGAATCGTCTGCCGCTTCGTCGACGGGTTCCTCCGCCACCGCGCGACTCTATTACGACGACGCCACCCTGGCTCGTTTCAGTGCCACCGTGACCGGCGTCGCTGGCGATGGACGGATCGTCTATCTCGATCGCTCGGCGTTCTATCCCACATCGGGCGGACAGCCACACGACCTGGGATGGCTGGCGGATATTTCCGTGGTGGATGTGGTGGACGAAGACGAACGTGTGGCGCATCACCTGGCCGAACCGCTGGGGCTGCCGATTGGCGCGATGGTAGTGGGGTTGGTGGATATGGCACGCCGCTTTGATCACATGCAGCAGCATACCGGGCAGCACCTGCTGTCAGCGCTGATGGCTGATCGGTACGGATGGCCCACCGTCAGTGTGCACTTCGGCGACATCACTTCCACGGTGGATGTGGCGGCGGCCGAGGTGACACCGGCGCAGTTGATCGAGATCGAGCAGCGGGCCAACGCGCTGGCACTCGACAATCTCGAAGTATCGGTGAGCTATGAAGACGCTGAAACGGCGTCGGGGCTGCGCAAGGCCAGTGATCGATCGGGCACGCTGCGCATCGTGACCATCGACGGACTCGATCGCAGTGCCTGTGGTGGCACACATGTGGCGCGCACGGCGGAAATCGGCGCCGTGTTGTTGCGCCGCGCCGAACGCACCCGCGGGCATACACGCATCGAGTTTGTTTGCGGACATCGTGCGGTGCAACGCGCACGACTCGACGCGGATCTGCTCACGCGGGCTGCACGACCGCTGTCGGCCGCACCCCACGACGTGCCGGCACTGGTCGAACAGATGCAGCAGCGTCTGCAGGATCTCGAACGGGAGCTCAAGCGCACCACGCTCGCACTCGCGGCGCACGACGCACTCGCGCATTGGAATGCCGCCATACCCGACGCCAACGGTGTGCGCCGTGTGCGTCTCACCGTGAATGGTGCGGTGAAAGACTCCGAAGCCCTGGCCCAACAACTCACCGCGCGCGGTGGTTGTGTGGTGTTGGTGACAAGCGCCACGGTGGGTGGAGTACTGCTCGCAACGGCCGACGATGTGTCCATCGACGCGGGGCAGCAACTCCGCGCCGCATTGCAATCCGTCGGCGGCCGTGGTGGTGGTTCTCCGCGTGTCGCGCAGGGAGCCGTCCCCGGCGGCAGCGATGGGAATGCGCATCTGCGCGAAACCCTGGACGCGGTCGCCCGTATGCTCGGGTTCTAG